The following coding sequences are from one Bacteroidales bacterium window:
- a CDS encoding 1-acyl-sn-glycerol-3-phosphate acyltransferase, with protein MKWRYLVNVDPLPPKAVIVVAPHTSNWDFIIGKLCFLAIGLHPKFLIKKEWFIFPWKRLLQSMGGIPVDRSQPGGLIDTLAEQMQQTDSFYLVITPEGTRKPVNHWKRGFYHIAIKAHVPLLLAYLDYKKKIACIDQIFFPSGDYEKDLIFFANYYSRFTPKHPEKFLPPQF; from the coding sequence ATGAAATGGAGATATTTGGTCAATGTTGATCCATTACCCCCTAAAGCTGTTATTGTCGTTGCCCCTCACACAAGTAACTGGGACTTCATTATAGGAAAATTATGTTTTCTCGCTATAGGATTACATCCCAAATTTTTGATAAAAAAGGAATGGTTTATTTTCCCTTGGAAAAGATTACTTCAGAGCATGGGTGGGATACCTGTTGATAGGTCTCAGCCCGGAGGCTTAATCGATACTCTTGCAGAACAGATGCAGCAAACAGACTCTTTCTATTTAGTCATTACACCTGAAGGTACTCGTAAGCCTGTCAATCACTGGAAACGAGGTTTTTATCACATTGCAATAAAGGCTCACGTTCCTTTGTTGCTGGCATACTTAGATTATAAGAAAAAAATAGCATGTATTGATCAGATTTTTTTCCCATCAGGTGATTATGAAAAAGATTTAATATTCTTTGCAAACTATTATTCACGGTTTACCCCAAAACATCCTGAAAAGTTTTTACCTCCTCAGTTTTAA
- a CDS encoding SAM-dependent chlorinase/fluorinase — translation MRKFITLLTDYSVYDYYETILIGKLYSLCPDAVIVSQRVYKKHDIKTAGFFLAQYYKDFPENTLHISLVNDAHSEHQDMLLIQYSKCFVLTFNNGMISFLLDDPLKIWLIDQQNIVTPSFKEYDFISKVVQSWLRGNIDENFCEMTYNVERRLMVKPIIEKNSIVCHVIHTDSYGNCITNLHEDDFQKLAAGRRYKITIGKYVLDRIVWDYPEAGYSELVALFGKHGYLEIAIVIDNACQLLGLREGSTIRIEFM, via the coding sequence TTGAGAAAATTCATTACATTGTTGACAGATTACTCAGTGTATGATTATTACGAAACAATTCTTATAGGAAAATTGTACTCACTTTGTCCTGATGCTGTTATCGTTTCACAAAGAGTTTATAAAAAGCATGATATTAAAACAGCAGGTTTTTTTTTAGCTCAATATTACAAAGATTTTCCCGAAAATACTTTACATATATCTCTTGTTAATGATGCTCACTCTGAACATCAGGATATGTTGTTGATTCAATATAGTAAATGTTTTGTCTTGACTTTTAATAATGGAATGATCTCTTTTTTGCTCGATGATCCTTTGAAAATATGGTTAATTGATCAACAAAATATTGTTACACCTTCTTTCAAAGAATATGACTTCATATCAAAAGTAGTCCAAAGTTGGCTGAGAGGGAATATTGATGAAAACTTTTGTGAGATGACTTACAACGTAGAAAGACGGTTAATGGTTAAACCCATAATCGAAAAAAATTCCATTGTTTGTCACGTAATCCATACGGATTCCTATGGGAATTGTATTACTAATCTTCATGAAGACGATTTTCAAAAGCTTGCAGCAGGACGTCGCTATAAAATTACCATAGGCAAGTATGTACTGGATCGGATTGTCTGGGATTATCCTGAAGCAGGATATTCTGAATTGGTGGCTTTGTTTGGGAAACATGGCTATCTGGAAATTGCTATTGTAATTGATAATGCTTGTCAGTTATTGGGTTTAAGAGAGGGGAGCACTATTAGGATTGAATTTATGTAA